One part of the Plasmodium cynomolgi strain B DNA, chromosome 3, whole genome shotgun sequence genome encodes these proteins:
- a CDS encoding protease (putative) has protein sequence MILICLLFLSFVSYAKCDIPVHCLSRHVEGKWEISLGLLKSESGGASDWGQDYDYECGYRRPDDSVYHEELDPDHLKRRFEEKKKQIIQFNTDRTINIIENGDINPEYSGFWRIVYDEGLYMEIYKQNEEKEIYFSFFKFQRRNDTSYSYCNRLIMGVVNVYHLNGNEGGSSSGLPRIEDFPDQNAGGEKGPKLGDVFLVKKEHKRTNGLNPNRINLSKESFHYVDSKEGARKSSSHSIDYYNDNYIQFDFFTMKRFCWYGKKVGTPDEPTNKIPVEIISPLVLDPDTHNKNYANVKLEWGGSNGGGTQRVDHEEVGTDHIVTQSRDPSKHTNKSHKGGKQNSIFNTYREKEVTLAQFDWTNEADVRKRLNGNWVKVIDEAIDQKNCGSCYANSAALIINSRVRIKYNYIKNIDLLSFSNKQLVLCDFFNQGCNGGYIYLSLKYAYENFLFTNKCFVRYSNLYLNRDKKNSALCDRFDTFKIFLQKGRGGNFSNAQVGPPHRQTKRVRQHEPFRGSEEVVRSEEVDRGEEVVRSEEVGRGEEVVRSEEVGRGEDVGKSPTQGEQHKGGIFHKGENKHSGRHMHHMHHTRDVRDVRGGRELPRDDQLNEGYLPVDASARDASELDVLKLHECDAKVKVTKFEYLDIEDEEDLKKYLYHNGPVAAAIEPSKNFSAYREGILTGKFIKMSDGGESNAYVWNKVDHAVVIVGWGEDTVENLKKKIHHYSGHPGAYASGKGGAAAGKVVKYWKILNSWGTHWGYDGYFYILRDENYFSIKSYLLACDVSLFIRRGDSRVTPG, from the exons ATGATTTTAATTTGTCTGCTTTTCTTGTCTTTCGTGAGTTATGCTAAATGTGACATCCCGGTTCACTGTTTGAGTAGACATGTGGAGGGAAAGTGGGAGATCAGTTTGGGTCTCCTGAAGAGCGAAAGCGGTGGCGCTTCTGATTGGGGACAGGACTACGACTACGAGTGCGGCTACCGCCGACCGGATGATTCCGTTTACCATG AGGAACTGGACCCTGATCACCTGAAGAGACGTTtcgaggagaaaaaaaaacaaattatccAATTTAACACAGATAGGACGATAAATATAATCGAAAATGGAGATATAAATCCTGAGTACAGTGGGTTCTGGAGGATCGTGTACGACGAGGGGTTGTACATGGAGATATATAAGCAGAATGAGgagaaagaaatatatttctccttcttcaaatttcaAAGAAGAAACGACACGTCTTATAGTTACTGCAACAGGTTGATTATGGGGGTAGTAAATGTATATCATCTTAATGGCAATGAAGGAGGTTCTTCTTCTGGGCTTCCCCGGATAGAAGATTTTCCAGATCAGAATGCAGGAGGAGAGAAGGGGCCCAAATTAGGGGACGTTTTTCTCGTCAAGAAGGAGCATAAAAGGACGAATGGGTTAAACCCTAACAGGATTAACCTTTCCAAAGAGAGCTTCCATTATGTGGACTCAAAAGAAGGTGCACGGAAAAGTTCGAGCCATTCTATCGACTATTACAATGATAATTATATACAGTTTGATTTCTTTACCATGAAAAGGTTTTGCTGGTATGGGAAGAAGGTGGGTACACCTGATGAGCCTACGAATAAGATCCCCGTGGAAATAATTTCTCCCCTTGTGCTAGACCCAGACACACATAACAAGAATTACGCCAATGTGAAATTGGAGTGGGGTGGTAGTAATGGGGGGGGGACACAGCGAGTGGATCATGAAGAGGTAGGTACTGATCATATAGTCACCCAATCAAGGGATCCCTCAAAGCACACAAACAAATcacacaaaggggggaagcagaacAGCATATTTAACACCTATCGTGAGAAGGAAGTTACCTTGGCACAGTTTGATTGGACAAACGAAGCTGATGTGAGGAAGAGACTTAATGGGAATTGGGTAAAAGTAATAGATGAAGCGATAGACCAGAAGAATTGCGGGTCTTGTTATGCTAACTCAGCTGCGTTAATTATTAACAGTAGAGTGAGAATTAAATACaactatataaaaaatatcgacCTCTTATCCTTTAGCAACAAGCAGCTAGTCCTTTGTGACTTTTTCAATCAAGGATGTAATGGCGGCTACATTTATTTGTCTCTAAAGTATGCATACgagaattttttgtttacaaaTAAGTGTTTTGTGAGGTACTCCAATTTATATTTGAATAGGGACAAGAAGAATAGCGCGCTGTGTGATCGGTTTGATACGTTTAAGATATTTCTGCAGAAGGGGAGAGGGGGGAACTTCTCAAATGCGCAGGTTGGGCCACCGCACAGACAAACCAAACGAGTGCGCCAGCACGAGCCTTTCAGGGGGAGTGAAGAAGTGGTTCGAAGCGAAGAAGTGGATAGGGGTGAAGAAGTGGTTCGAAGCGAAGAAGTGGGTAGGGGTGAAGAAGTGGTTCGAAGCGAAGAAGTGGGTAGGGGCGAAGACGTGGGTAAATCCCCTACCCAAGGTGAACAACACAAAGGGGGAATTTTtcacaagggggaaaataaacacaGTGGGCGCCATATGCACCATATGCACCACACGCGCGATGTGCGCGATGTGCGCGGTGGACGAGAGCTCCCCAGGGACGACCAGCTAAACGAGGGCTACCTCCCAGTCGACGCCTCCGCGAGGGATGCCAGCGAGTTGGACGTGCTGAAACTACACGAGTGCGACGCGAAAGTCAAAGTGACAAAGTTTGAGTACTTGGATATAGAGGACGAAGaggatttaaaaaagtacCTATATCATAATGGACCCGTAGCAGCAGCAATTGAGCCCTCCAAAAATTTTTCGGCGTATAGGGAAGGAATACTAACGGGGaagttcataaaaatgtCCGATGGGGGGGAGTCCAATGCGTATGTATGGAACAAGGTCGACCATGCTGTGGTTATAGTTGGGTGGGGAGAAGACACGgttgaaaatttgaaaaaaaaaattcaccattATTCAGGTCATCCTGGCGCTTATGCTAGTGGAAAGGGGGGCGCGGCCGCAGGTAAAGTCGTCAAATattggaaaattttgaacAGCTGGGGGACCCACTGGGGGTACGACGGCTACTTCTACATTCTGCGCGATGAGAATTACTTCAGCATAAAGTCGTACCTGCTCGCGTGCGACGTGAGTTTGTTCATCAGGCGCGGCGATTCGAGGGTGACTCCGGGGTGA
- a CDS encoding hypothetical protein (putative) — MRIYQVVLLLVLSFTVSHLYNYGKLKCGKWTVRKYSERVRWRMLNGEVDEDFLQSGNLPDGRNDEHSVNEEISRAVPSEEVEFIDKDTGESMHVDVEELGRNHSHRVTESGPSMRSRNGRDVHADQETGEIPQGNDGGVEKTDSSLIEKNTVEGGSDGRYLLMQHGEEEKEKQPKRSIQGSSAEEGLKSIPNDTMTAIKGKELNWLRNIISKINYVQAIGELLKVADEGERQSSGRSILWKAEKEGENGRDKEREKEREEERENAALGDILGGNNPNGGKKGELPNGAKNDEMIKGYANVLLNERKNMLKENVRNFLSRVFNLIVREKLMTRICNRGGEVPGGAQQDGADKPKGEECAKRRTGDCSRGKASSHPSGDSGGDSSGGPSGNPTVDPKGDHTNCHLPKLSGTKFYQSEDLYNYYSSLEEMLKSRNIRWKTDRVSRYFTFYPSKKIKDSMEDVMENKIFIESVRSVLFDSHEKNKQNVYTSFAVVVETLFSLIKEEKVIADMYSYVNLFFQDIDILNIKVLNFLKNSSTENHNFGGTPDLSLTNFEYILAKIYSRSVLANIFSTKMNHSDSKKLSRFLISRNNDLKFTFLEKVQNVNSVTPSDEGVSAMVLTKEGGEVNVPIPVTDDTLCKFIPIRKKLLYEKLSVTRKIAEEVILDYLFRLLLRKVHEYVME, encoded by the exons ATGAGGATCTATCAGGTGGTACTACTGCTAGTGTTGTCCTTCACGGTTAGCCATTTGTACAACTACGGAAAGTTGAAATGTGGGAAATGGACTGTTAGAAAGTACTCCGAACGGGTAAGGTGGAGAATGCTTAACGGGGAAGTCGATGAAGATTTCCTACAAAGCGGTAATTTACCAGATGGAAGAAATGATGAGCATAGTGTGAATGAAGAGATCTCACGTGCAGTTCCAAGTGAAGAGGTTGAATTTATTGACAAGGATACTGGAGAGAGTATGCATGTAGATGTGGAGGAGTTAGGTAGGAACCATTCTCATCGTGTCACGGAAAGTGGACCCTCTATGCGTAGCAGGAATGGCAGGGATGTGCATGCTGACCAAGAGACAGGAGAAATACCGCAGGGAAATGATGGGGGAGTAGAGAAAACTGATTCAAGTTTGATAGAGAAGAACACAGTGGAAGGTGGCAGCGATGGGAGGTATCTTCTCATGCAAcatggagaagaagaaaaggagaagcagcccAAAAGAAGCATACAAGGTAGCAGTGCAGAGGAGGGACTAAAGAGCATACCAAATGACACAATGACGGCCATCAAGGGTAAGGAGTTGAACTGGCTCAGAAATATAATTAGCAAAATTAATTATGTGCAAGCGATTGGGGAACTGCTAAAAGTGGCTGACGAAGGGGAAAGACAGTCCTCTGGAAGAAGCATCCTTTGGAAggcagaaaaggaaggagaaaatggacGAGATAAGGAACGAGAAAAGGAACGAGAAGAGGAACGAGAAAATGCTGCACTTGGGGACATTCTGGGGGGAAATAACccaaatggagggaaaaagggggagctTCCGAATGGAGCTAAGAACGATGAAATGATAAAGGGATATGCAAATGTACTGTTAAACGAAAGGAAGAACATGTTGAAGGAAAAtgttcgcaattttttaagcagaGTTTTTAACCTAATCGTTCGCGAAAAGCTAATGACTCGCATTTgcaacagggggggggaagtccCCGGGGGTGCGCAGCAGGATGGGGCGGACAAGCCAAAGGGTGAGGAGTGTGCTAAAAGGCGAACTGGCGACTGCAGCCGGGGGAAGGCCTCCTCTCATCCAAGCGGCGATTCAGGCGGTGATTCAAGCGGCGGTCCAAGCGGCAATCCAACCGTTGATCCAAAGGGGGACCACACGAACTGCCACCTGCCCAAGCTGAGTGGAACGAAGTTCTACCAGTCGGAAGACCTCTACAACTACTACAGCTCTCTGGAAGAAATGCTAAAAAGCAGGAACATTCGCTGGAAAACGGATCGGGTGTCAAGGTACTTCACCTTCTACCcgagcaaaaaaataaaagacagCATGGAAGATGTAATGGAGAACAAAATATTCATAGAATCCGTTAGAAGCGTTTTATTCGACtcacatgaaaaaaacaaacaaaatgtTTACACAAGTTTTGCCGTTGTTGTTGAGACACTGTTTTCTTTgataaaggaagaaaaggtaaTTGCTGATATGTATTCTTATGTGAACTTATTTTTCCAAGACATAGACATATTGAACATTAAGGTGTtaaattttctcaaaaattcTTCAACTGAAAATCATAATTTTGGAGGTACCCCCGATTTGTCCCTTACCAATTTTGAATACATTTTGGCTAAGATATATTCTCGTTCCGTTTTGGCTAACATTTTtagcacaaaaatgaatcacTCCGAttcgaaaaaattgtcaagaTTTCTCATCAGTAGGAATAACGATTTGAAGTTTACTTTTCTGGAGAAGGTGCAGAACGTGAATTCCGTTACTCCCAGTGATGAAGGCGTTTCAGCCATGGTCTTAACAAAAGAGGGGGGTGAAGTGAATGTCCCCATCCCGGTGACGGATGACACGCTGTGCAAATTTATTCCCATTCGGAAGAA ACTACTGTACGAAAAACTAAGCGTCACGAGGAAAATCGCAGAAGAAGTAATCCTGGACTACCTGTTCCGATTACTCCTGAGGAAGGTGCATGAATATGTGATGGAGTGA
- a CDS encoding transmission-blocking target antigen Pcys230 (putative), with protein sequence MKKLLLVALLYLVRQQLPAHAEEHICDFTKEKYLLGKNEKEYCVVNAKPFDSVTFICPKKIGAQCFQNVNTVDDIRNEKMESSKISIDELLYGSTLYGDTLLISPTVKQSKTFYCFCNLQMENLKKYLKNKRLSKEKENAQKKSPVDVDDLKNGNEDMEVVIPEKQIDEHLVRALHRVKKIRNIIEREKNKQEGDKTQNPENQEELVIDEKEEEEDKEVDDSKIEKIITKYGIMKVVVSTNDTITKGCDFGNNVVNYFSKPYPVERYGGSKVCRIEAKPGEFVGFKCIYDNTGSVEPHNCFDKVIYEGNQTDLQTIMPGYISYGNKQKGKYAFYLKLPHFVQHNYTIQCKCRSTVPQFDNYVFELAVEGGESEIVAKSFQ encoded by the coding sequence atgaaaaagctCCTGCTCGTTGCGCTGCTTTACCTGGTGAGGCAGCAGCTTCCCGCACACGCAGAAGAACACATCTGCGATTTCACTAAGGAGAAGTACCTTCTGGGgaagaatgaaaaagaatactGTGTGGTGAATGCCAAACCTTTCGATAGCGTAACATTTATATGTCCCAAAAAAATCGGAGCACAGTGCTTTCAGAATGTAAACACGGTAGACGATataaggaatgaaaaaatggaatcatCGAAGATATCTATAGATGAACTGCTATACGGATCGACCCTGTATGGAGACACCCTTCTAATATCCCCCACGGTGAAGCAAAGCAAAACCTTCTACTGTTTCTGTAACTTACAAATGgagaatttgaagaaataccTAAAGAACAAAAGATTGTccaaggaaaaagaaaatgcgcaaaagAAATCCCCTGTCGATGTGGATGatttgaaaaatggaaatgaaGACATGGAGGTGGTAATCCCAGAGAAGCAAATAGATGAGCATCTAGTTCGAGCATTACatagggtaaaaaaaattagaaatataatcgagcgtgaaaaaaataaacaggaAGGAGATAAGACTCAAAATCCGGAAAACCAAGAAGAACTTGTAATTgatgagaaggaagaagaagaagataaagaagTGGATGATagtaaaattgaaaaaattattacaaagTATGGAATAATGAAAGTTGTTGTTTCTACGAATGATACAATAACTAAAGGGTGCGATTTCGGAAATAATGTAGTGAACTATTTTTCTAAACCCTATCCTGTTGAGAGGTATGGAGGCAGTAAGGTGTGCAGAATTGAGGCGAAGCCAGGAGAGTTCGTAGGATTCAAGTGCATATATGATAACACGGGTAGCGTCGAACCACATAACTGCTTTGACAAGGTTATTTACGAGGGTAATCAAACCGACTTACAGACCATCATGCCTGGTTATATATCATATGGTAACAAACAGAAGGGGAAGTACGCCTTTTACTTAAAGTTGCCCCACTTTGTGCAACACAACTACACCATTCAGTGCAAGTGCAGGTCCACCGTGCCGCAGTTTGATAACTACGTCTTCGAGCTGGCCGTGGAGGGGGGCGAGAGCGAAATTGTTGCCAAGTCCTTCCAG
- a CDS encoding ATP-dependent RNA helicase protein (putative) gives MQSSLYINHVKTLVENVSDDFFNFDELIGEGIQPGDGTAELGSGIHGGVARAHQKKVHEVHSSLSSNCRIIKIEDEEVEIAKWNEVRNTPINEFIINALINKFHFKTFLPCQSCVLNYALLSKNGSNSLLSGDIYIEVPTGLGKTLCYIITILDYFLYKKDQSGKLFCLILTATEELVTQILGVLNKFEVSNLICQGINTNMFQMNIYFDELMDSRDTFKDTNILVTTTNKFETLFYSNEELFKDLKFLVIDEVDKIMSFSKSNINSLVNSLSDIVEKYQMATGNLYKPKNFLQKIFVSATLCKVSDNLMSLNLYRPLFFYYIVNYKRNEEFYLNTKRKYSKVYVVLRLIMDIPTKENLSMLIFCNSEESAHLLYRFLTVYFSYTNEGSYGIKEYTRNLSNKRKKKILKDFLTQKLHILICTDSISRGLDTVNVNYVVNYDMPSHYNVLTHRIGRLSRHNSKRGTVYHLIRKKEKMIMNKSIRQRHLKGIEKMKFKKEKLQDIKKDITHLKPLIKDIIAKEEAEVLRRHKFYPYDELVKLCGLG, from the exons ATGCAAAGCAGCTTATATATAAATCACGTAAAAACGCTTGTTGAAAATGTAAGtgacgatttttttaactttgaCGAGCTTATTGGAGAAGGGATACAACCAGGTGATGGTACAGCTGAGCTTGGAAGCGGAATTCATGGTGGCGTGGCAAGGGCGCACCAAAAGAAGGTGCACGAGGTACACTCCAGCCTAAGCTCCAACTGTAGAATAATCAAAATAGAGGACGAAGAAGTTGAAATTGCAAAGTGGAATGAAGTGAGGAACACCCCAATAAATGAATTCATAATAAACGCCCTGATTAATAAGTTTCACTTCAAAACATTCCTGCCCTGTCAAAGTTGTGTGTTGAATTATGCCCTGTTGAGTAAGAATGGATCCAATTCGCTGCTCAGTGGAGACATATACATTGAAGTGCCAACGGGGTTGGGAAAAACATTATGCTATATTATAACCATAttggattattttttatataaaaaggatcAGAGTGGGAAACTTTTTTGTCTCATATTAACAGCCACAGAAGAGTTGGTAACTCAAATCCTGGGAGTTTTGAACAAATTCGAAGTTAGCAACCTAATATGTCAGGGGATAAATACCAACATGTTTCAAATGAACATTTATTTCGATGAGTTGATGGATAGTAGGGACACCTTTAAAGACACCAATATTCTCGTGACAACGACCAACAAATTTGAAACCCTCTTTTACAGCAATGAGGAGCTTTTTAAGGACTTGAAATTTTTAGTTATTGACGAAGTGGATAAAATTATGTCCTTTAGTAAGTCCAACATTAACAGTTTAGTGAACTCCCTATCAGACATTGTTGAGAAGTATCAAATGGCAACTGGTAATTTGTACAAACCAAAGAATTTcctgcaaaaaattttcgtttCCGCTACCCTATGTAAAGTGTCGGATAATCTCATGTCTCTGAATCTGTAtagacccctttttttttattacattgtTAATTACAAGAGAAACGAGGAGTTTTACTTGAACACCAAAAGGAAATACAGCAAGGTTTATGTAGTCCTCCGACTGATCATGGATATACCGACCAAGG AGAACCTCAGCATGCTCATCTTCTGCAACAGCGAGGAGTCGGCGCACTTGCTCTACCGGTTCCTGACCGTGTACTTCAGCTACACCAACGAAGGCAGCTACGGGATAAAGGAGTACACCCGGAATTTATCCaacaagaggaagaaaaaaatattaaaggaTTTTCTAACGCAGAAGTTGCACATCCTGATATGCACGGACTCCATTTCGAGGGGACTGGACACCGTGAATGTAAACTACGTGGTGAACTACGACATGCCGAGTCACTACAACGTTTTGACACATAGGATTGGGAGGCTCTCCAG ACATAACAGCAAAAGAGGAACCGTGTACCATTTGAtcaggaagaaggaaaaaatgataatgaaCAAGTCAATCAGGCAGAGGCACCTCAaaggaattgaaaaaatgaaattcaaaaaagaaaagctgCAGGATATAAAGAAAGACATAACGCACTTGAAGCCTCTTATTAAGGATATTATAGCCAAGGAGGAGGCGGAAGTTTTACGCAGACATAAATTTTATCCCTACGATGAGTTGGTGAAGCTGTGCGGGTTGGGGTGA
- a CDS encoding Sec24-related protein (putative), with protein MKSTLYQIPLFSETLKLSQIPFGIIVNPFACLNEGENVDKIDMKDIINDKEENIEILRCPKCLSYLHATILEDISSTVQCVFCDTDFLINENVLFDIYQYNEKIGHRESNHHGYSLSPLLKGSVDIIIPPIYYHNVNNFKLTYTYLSKNINQTASMITNKIMSLTKHISSSLVANDSKGGNKPTSGSAFGDSGEATFFSGGGYTNYGGMGGYSAYDSQSAYNNHSVVNNRVGSSAGNHPYGNDHAVQNFDNLTDNANLTMNDMKNLLCEKSGESDTAKMRRNSLLAKYPQVKNMLPPYFVFVVECSYNAIYNNITYTILEGIRYAVQNVKCPRTKIAIITFNSSIYFYHCKRGEQEAGGSGGRGSSGRGSSGRGSSGNHQVIVMSDVDDPFLPLPLEDLFFGCVEEIDKINTLIDTIKSMSTTMQSYGSCGNSALKVAMDMLKERNGLGSICMFYTTTPNCGLGSIKELKKDLQENFLEVKQKIFYDSLLLDLYAYNISVDIFIISSNNVRVCVPSLQYVAQNTGGKILFVENFIWQKDYKEIYMNIMDTLTSEDIAYCCELKLRYSQHMSVKKLFCCNNNFNSIISVDTIKIPKIRHDQTFAFLLNYSDISESKKQIYFQCACMYTNLYGDRFVRLHTTHMNLTSSLSTVFRYTDAEALMSILIKQFCTNILHNDNYSKIIIDNLAAILFSYRLNCASSAHSGQLILPDTLKLLPLFTSSLLKHNVTKKEILHDLKVYSLIKLLSMPIISSLLYVYPVTYVIHIKGKTNELDSMDVDDDLFIPKTIPSSAEKIYSNGIYLLDACTHFYLYFGFHSDANFAKEIVGDTPTEKNAHELNLTDTPNAQKVQRIIKNLTRIHHFNKYVPLVMVAPKSNEEEHLISLCVEDKADKEYSYVNFLCFIHKLVHKRIDES; from the exons ATGAAGAGCACGTTGTATCAGATTCCGTTATTTTCAGAGACGTTAAAGCTGTCTCAGATTCCATTTGGAATTATTGTAAATCCTTTTGCATGTCTaaacgaaggagaaaacgtAGACAAAATAGATATGAAGGATATCATTAAcgataaagaagaaaatatagaaaTTTTGAGATGCCCCAAATGTCTAAGTTACTTGCATGCAACTATATTGGAAGACATTTCTAGCACAGTACAATGTGTTTTTTGCGACACCGATTTTTTGATTAATGAAAATGTGCTATTTGATATATATCAGTATAATGAGAAGATAGGACATAGGGAGAGTAATCACCATGGGTATtctctttcccctttgttAAAGGGTAGTGTCGATATTATTATCCCCCCCATTTATTACCATAATGTGAATAACTTCAAGTTGACTTATACCTACTTGAGTAAGAACATTAACCAAACGGCGTCCATGATTACAAATAAGATTATGTCACTGACGAAGCATATTTCTAGTTCTCTAGTTGCTAATGATTCCAAAGGGGGTAATAAACCGACTTCTGGTAGTGCTTTTGGTGATTCGGGGGaggcaacttttttttcaggtGGTGGTTATACCAATTATGGAGGGATGGGAGGATACAGCGCATATGACAGCCAAAGCGCATACAACAATCATAGCGTGGTTAACAACCGAGTGGGCAGCAGCGCAGGGAATCATCCCTATGGGAATGACCACGCTGTGCAAAATTTCGACAACCTGACGGACAATGCTAACCTTACTATGAatgatatgaaaaatttgttatgCGAAAAAAGTGGCGAATCGGATACCgccaaaatgagaagaaattCGTTGCTGGCGAAATACCCgcaagtaaaaaatatgttgccGCCCTACTTTGTCTTCGTCGTGGAATGCTCCTACAATGCCATTTATAACAACATAACGTATACGATTTTGGAGGGCATTAGGTACGCCGTGCAGAATGTGAAGTGCCCGCGGACGAAGATTGCTATCATTACGTTCAACAGttcgatttatttttaccactGCAAGAGGGGCGAGCAGGAAGCGGGGGGTAGCGGCGGTAGAGGTAGCAGTGGTAGAGGCAGCAGCGGCAGAGGAAGCAGCGGCAACCACCAGGTAATCGTGATGAGCGACGTGGATGACCCTTTTCTGCCCCTGCCGCTGGAGGACCTCTTCTTCGGGTGCGTCGAAGAGATAGACAAAATTAACACCCTCATAGACACGATAAAATCGATGAGCACGACGATGCAGTCGTATGGGTCCTGTGGAAACAGCGCACTCAAAGTTGCCATGGACATGCTGAAGGAGCGAAATGGGTTGGGTAGCATATGCATGTTCTACACCACGACCCCCAATTGCGGATTAGGTTCCATTAAAGAACTGAAAAAGGACTTGCAAGAAAATTTTCTGGaggtaaagcaaaaaatattttacgaTTCCCTACTACTGGATCTATACGCATACAATATCAGTGtagacatttttattatttcgtCAAATaatgtgcgtgtgtgtgttccGTCTCTACAATATGTTGCGCAAAAcacgggggggaaaatactgtttgtagaaaattttatatggCAGAAGGATTACAAGGAGATATACATGAACATAATGGACACGCTAACGTCTGAAGACATTGCCTACTGTTGTGAGTTGAAATTAAGATACTCACAGCATATGTCGGTGAAGAAGCTGTTCTGTTGTAACAACAATTTTAACTCCATTATCAGTGTCGACACGATTAAGATCCCCAAAATTCGTCATGATCAGACGTTTGCCTTTTTACTGAACTACTCGGACATATCAGAGagcaaaaaacaaatttatttccaatGCGCTTGCATGTATACCAACTTGTATGGGGATCGCTTTGTTCGTTTGCACACTACGCACATGAATTTGACCTCGTCCCTGAGTACAGTCTTTAGGTACACCGACGCAGAGGCCTTGATGAGCATCCTCATTAAGCAGTTCTGCACCAACATCCTGCACAATGATAATTACTCCAAGATTATCATCGATAATTTGGCggccattttgttttcctacCGCTTAAAT TGTGCCTCGTCTGCCCATTCGGGCCAGCTGATCCTCCCGGACACGCTAAAGTTGCTTCCGCTCTTTACCTCCTCTCTTCTAAAACACAATGTcacgaagaaggaaatcTTACATGACCTGAAGGTGTACAGCTTGATAAAGCTCCTCTCCATGCCGATCATATCGTCCCTGTTGTACGTATACCCAGTAACGTATGTAATTCACATCAAGGGCAAAACGAACGAGCTTGATTCTATGGATGTGGATGACGATCTGTTTATTCCCAAAACGATACCATCCAGCGCGGAGAAGATTTACTCGAATGGGATTTACTTGCTCGATGCGTGCACCCACTTTTACCTTTACTTCGGGTTTCACTCCGACGCAAATTTCGCCAAGGAG atTGTTGGAGACACCCCGACGGAGAAAAACGCGCATGAACTGAACCTGACGGATACCCCCAACGCAC AAAAAGTTCAACGTATCATTAAGAACCTGACCAGGATTCACCACTTCAACAAGTATGTCCCCCTGGTGATGGTTGCCCCCAA ATCCAACGAGGAGGAACACCTCATATCTTTGTGCGTTGAAGACAAAGCCGACAAGGAATACAGCTACGTGAACTTCTTATGTTTTATTCACAAATTGGTTCACAAAAGGATTGATGAGTCGTAA